The Phaenicophaeus curvirostris isolate KB17595 chromosome 15, BPBGC_Pcur_1.0, whole genome shotgun sequence genome window below encodes:
- the CPLX2 gene encoding complexin-2: MDFVMKQALGGATKDMGKMLGGEEEKDPDAQKKEEERQEALRQQEEERKAKHARMEAEREKVRQQIRDKYGLKKKEEKEAEEKAALEQPCEGSLTRPKKAIPAGCGDEEEEEEESILDTVLKYLPGPLQDMFKK; the protein is encoded by the exons ATGGACTTCGTCATGAAGCAAGCGCTGGGCG GGGCCACCAAGGACATGGGGAAGATGCTGGggggtgaggaggagaaggaccccGATGcgcagaagaaggaggaggagaggcaggaggcCCTGcgccagcaggaggaggagcggAAAGCCAAGCACGCCCGCATGGAAGCAGAGCGGGAGAAAGTCCGGCAGCAGATCCGTGACAAG TACGGgctgaagaagaaggaggagaaggaggcagaggaaaaaGCCGCACTGGAGCAGCCATGTGAGGGCAGCCTGACGCGCCCCAAGAAGGCGATCCCGGCGGGCTGCggggacgaggaggaggaagaggaggagagcatcCTGGACACCGTCCTCAAGTACCTCCCCGGTCCGCTGCAGGATATGTTCAAGAAGTAA
- the THOC3 gene encoding THO complex subunit 3, translating into MALSPYVQAMQELFRANTRSREFPAHGAKVHSVAWSCCGRRLASGSFDKTASVFLLEKDRLVKENNYRGHGDSVDQLCWHPSNPDLFVTASGDKTIRIWDVRTTKCIATVNTKGENINICWSPDGQTIAVGNKDDVVTFIDAKTHRSKAEEQFKFEVNEISWNNDNNMFFLTNGNGCINILSYPELKPIQSINAHPSNCICIKFDPMGKYFATGSADALVSLWDVDELVCVRCFSRLDWPVRTLSFSHDGKMLASASEDHFIDIAEVETGEKLWEVQCESPTFTVAWHPKRPLLAFACDDKDGKYDSSREAGTVKLFGLPNDS; encoded by the exons aTGGCGCTGTCGCCGTACGTGCAGGCCATGCAGGAGCTGTTCCGCGCCAACACGCGCAGCCGCGAGTTCCCCGCGCACGGCGCCAAGGTGCACTCGGTGGCCTGGAGCTGCTGCGGCCGCCGCCTCGCCTCCGGGTCCTTCGACAAAACCGCCAGCGTCTTCCTGCTGGAGAAGGACCGGCTG GTGAAGGAGAACAACTaccggggacatggggacagcgTGGATCAACTCTGCTGGCATCCCAGCAACCCTGACCTCTTTGTCACAGCGTCTGGGGACAAAACCATCCGCATCTGGGATGTCCGCACCACCAAGTGCATCGCAACTGTCAATACTAAAG GGGAGAACATCAACATTTGCTGGAGCCCTGATGGACAGACCATTGCAGTGGGGAATAAAGATGATGTGGTCACCTTCATTGATGCCAAGACGCATCGCTCCAAAGCTGAGGAACAGTTCAAGTTTGAGGTGAATGAGATCTCCTGGAACAACGATAACAACATGTTCTTCCTCACTAATGGCAATGGCTGCATCAACATCCTCAG CTATCCAGAGCTGAAACCCATTCAGTCCATCAATGCCCATCCCTCAAACTGCATCTGCATCAAGTTTGATCCCATGGGGAAGTACTTTGCCACAGGCAGTGCTGATGCGCTGGTCAGCCTCTGGGACGTGGATGAACTGGTGTGTGTGAGGTGCTTCTCAAG GCTTGACTGGCCTGTGCGAACGCTGAGCTTTAGCCATGATGGGAAGATGCTTGCGTCGGCATCAGAAGATCACTTCATTGACATTGCAGAGGTGGAGACAG GAGAGAAGCTCTGGGAGGTGCAGTGTGAGTCCCCCACCTTCACAGTGGCTTGGCACCCAAAGAGACCACTGCTCGCCTTTGCCTGTGATGATAAAGATGGCAAATACGACAGCAGCCGGGAGGCAGGCACCGTCAAGCTCTTTGGCCTTCCCAATGACTCTTAA
- the SIMC1 gene encoding SUMO-interacting motif-containing protein 1 — protein sequence MADGGAGPLGGPEIIDLTCEDTSVDPAPWSSITIIDLTEDSCSPPHSPPHATGRTDLDPGQAPAALAAHTSHPRLCCTPTQETEAMSEPGPAAPCHSAPAEPSATTDTKERTEKDGFSPTSVRSGSSCSPEQDCSTTTSNSDLGSLGSVQLDSDLQALSRSGLDSSGSWRASGQKEETPLFCQQRELPPRLSPAPAALTPGMALGPLLETGDSLLCEAVQQVNPARSKADNKVWLNKLHYFRRSGVQHLFLQGVAPNRETQQQKPELIPSGKLSMVCTTMEENFLEGTLHFLSEFVSCQHYPPKEIISHLIREILLDFHQAEILKDTYMLLMKIQMLHPANTSTVGWDWTLLKHIMEDEEKPPGRLLFLQYVVQTLEDDFQQNLRLRLLQKSIAKKVLSCDICFNNVKEVVEWLVAAVTGIGFSQPQEQTQEIPSSSAEARAECNLSAPQLASPDQTEVAPAFFAQKVVLLLQRMLSFAVEVDKSPNCSSRKIADVIFPFILNIPLRSQREAFLNTMESQLLRCKLLELLFQHSCDVPTTLPLSLAKILYFLSHSSVLLPYQDETAAWQRWDEMLQHLSLLLMSYQNVILEHLRSSLNDRMDLIIQKAKPKLQDGDDISHLDIQLTVEHSISRMQEVLGQPFPPQIMEKLHLLRDLFLIAAAT from the exons ATGGCGGACGGCGGCGCCGGCCCGCTCGGCGGCCCG gAGATCATTGATCTGACCTGTGAGGACACAAGCGTGGACCCAGCACCGTGGAGCAGCATCACCATCATCGACCTGACAGAGGACAGTTGCAGccctccccacagccctcctCACGCCACCGGCCGCACCGACCTGGACCCTGGGCAGGCGCCTGCTGCCCTGGCAGCGCACACGTCCCATCCCCGGCTCTGCTGCACCCCAACTCAAGAAACGGAGGCAATGTCTGAGCCAGGGCCTGCAGCACCATGTCACAGTGCTCCTGCAGAGCCCAGTGCCACCACGGACACAAAAGAAAGGACGGAGAAGGATGGCTTCTCTCCCACCTCCGTCCGCTCAGggtcctcctgcagcccagagcaGGACTGCAGCACCACCACGTCTAACAGTGACTTAGGGTCCCTGGGCAGCGTGCAGCTGGACTCAGACCTGCAGGCCCTGTCCCGCTCTGGCCTGGACAGCAGCGGCAGCTGGAGAGCCAGTGGCCAGAAGGAAGAGACTCCCCTCTTTTGCCAGCAAAGAGAGCTGCCCCCACGGCTgagccctgccccagctgccctaACCCCAGGGATGGCCCTGGGGCCTCTCCTGGAAACAGGTGACTCACTGCTGTGTGAAGCAGTTCAGCAAGTTAACCCAGCCAGGAGCAAGGCTGACAACAAGGTCTGGCTGAACAAACTGCACTATTTCAGGAGGAGCGGAGTCCAGCACCTCTTCCTGCAAGGCGTAGCACCCAACAGGGAAACACAGCAG CAGAAACCCGAGCTCATACCCAGCGGGAAGCTGAGCATGGTGTGCACCACCATGGAGGAGAACTTCCTCGAGGGCACCTTGCATTTCCTGAGTGAGTTCGTCTCCTGCCAGCACTATCCTCCCAAAGAAATCATCTCCCATCTGATCAGAGAAATCTTGTTGGACTTCCACCAAGCAGAGATCTTGAAGGACACCTACATGCTCCTGATGAAGATCCAAAT GCTCCATCCAGCAAACACCAGCACGGTGGGATGGGACTGGACGCTGCTGAAACACATCATGGAGGATGAG GAGAAGCCCCCTGGCCGGCTCCTCTTCCTGCAGTACGTGGTGCAGACCCTGGAGGATGATTTCCAGCAGAACCTGAGGCTGCGCCTGCTGCAGAAGTCAATTGCCAAGAAAGTGCTTTCATGTGACATATGCTTCAACAATGTCAA GGAGGTAGTCGAATGGCTGGTCGCAGCAGTTACAGGAATTGGGTTCTCCCAGCCTCAGGAGCAGACACAAGAAATTCCATCCTCTTCAGCAGAAGCAAGGGCCGAATGCAACTTATCTGCACCACAGCTAGCCAGCCCTGATCAGACAGAGGTGGCACCAGCGTTCTTTGCCCAGAA GGTGGTGCTTCTGCTCCAGCGGATGTTGTCCTTCGCAGTGGAAGTGGACAAATCTCCCAACTGCAGCTCCCGTAAGATTGCAGATGTGATATTCCCATTTATACTGAATATTCCTCTGAGGAGCCAAAG GGAAGCTTTCTTAAACACCATGGAGAGCCAGCTCCTGCGCTGCAAACTGCTAGAGCTGTTGTTCCAACATAGTTGTGATGTGCCCACGACACTGCCCTTGTCTCTGGCCAAGATCCTGTACTTCCTGAGCCattcctctgtgctgctgccataCCAG GATGAAACAGCAGCGTGGCAAAGATGGGATGAGATGCTGCAGCACTTGAGTTTGCTGCTGATGAGTTACCAAAACGTAATACTGG AGCACTTACGGAGTTCACTCAATGACCGGATGGACTTGATCATTCAGAAAGCCAAACCCAAGCTGCAGGACGGCGATGACATCAGCCATCTGGACATTCAACTGACCGTAGAGCACTCCATCAGCCGAATGCAGGAGGTCCTGGGGCAGCCTTTTCCCCCACAGATCATGGAGAAATTGCACCTGCTTCGGGACTTGTTCCTCATTGCTGCTGCTACCTGA
- the KIAA1191 gene encoding putative monooxygenase p33MONOX has translation MSSRQADAPALEPGGGARPGPVSLPLGVPRRAFSYDDALEDTAPMTPPPADLCAGVLWKQPVIPERKYEELSKIEEGDANMNAPIVTPSSSTESVNKVPVVKAKATHIIMNSLITKQTQESIQRFEQQAGLRDAGYSPHKGLTTEETKYHRVAEAVHKLKMQSGDMRRDDKQPVSTQSTPSSTPHSSPKHKTRGWFSQGSSASITGPDFAVEASGDKLQSERWSFFGPKAIQKSTTDPGGFTIQPYKGAQKPSPMELMRAQATRMPEDPVTFKPPKMDISVTEGRKQSARSHNIKPRDLNVLTPTGF, from the exons ATGAGCTCGCGGCAGGCGGACGCTCCCG CGCTGGAGCCCGGCGGCGGGGCCCGCCCGGGGCCCGTGTCGCTGCCGCTCGGCGTCCCCCGGCGGGCCTTCAGCTACGATGATGCTCTGGAGGACACGGCGCCCATGACGCCGCCGCCCGCGGACCTGTGCGCCGGCGTCCTCTGGAAACAGCCGGTGATCCCCGAGCGCAAGTACGAGGAGCTCTCGAAG ATTGAGGAAGGGGATGCCAACATGAACGCACCGATTGTGACTCCTTCATCGTCCACTGAAAGTGTGAACAAGGTACCTGTGGTGAAGGCCAAGGCTACCCACATCATCATGAACTCTCTCATTACAA AGCAGACTCAGGAGAGCATTCAGCGCTttgagcagcaggcagggctgagaGATGCTGGCTACAGTCCCCACAAAGGCCTCACTACCGAGGAGACCAAGTATCACCGAGTGGCCGAGGCAGTCCAT AAGCTAAAAATGCAGAGTGGAGATATGAGGAGAGATGACAAACAGCCTGTGTCTACTCAGTCCACTCCAAGCAGCACTCCCCACTCCTCTCCCAAGCATAAAACCAG ggGTTGGTTTAGTCAGGGATCATCTGCTTCTATCACTGGCCCAGACTTTGCTGTGGAAGCTTCAGGGGACAAATTGCAGTCTGAAAGATGGAGCTTTTTCGGACCCAAAGCCATCCAGAAGTCCACCACTGATCCAG gAGGATTTACTATCCAACCCTATAAGGGTGCCCAGAAACCATCCCCAATGGAGCTGATGCGTGCTCAGGCTACTAGGATGCCAGAGGATCCAGTAACCTTCAAGCCACCCAAAATGGACATTTCAGTCACAGAAGGGAGGAAGCAATCTGCACGTTCCCATAATATCAAACCGCGGGATCTGAATGTGCTCACTCCCACCGGGTTCTAG
- the ARL10 gene encoding ADP-ribosylation factor-like protein 10 encodes MAPPAVLRELALALAAALAVLGSLLCIAWKVWTRGTGTGTGWDGWWERELRELRDRQPPGHALDWRQVLVLGLDGAGKSSVLHYICSQTAREHMAPTQGFNWAQLSVEGLEMDLLEVGGSQNLRAYWPDYLSEAHVLVFVVDSVDRSRLLTARQELHTLLAAEPRLPLVVLANKQDQSDALSAAELQEELALHTLSGERELFLLPTSATWASLSTATSVLHVKSLLITLLSQP; translated from the exons ATGGCTCCGCCCGCCGTGCTGCGGGAGCTGGCGCTGGCGCTGGCCGCCGCCCTGGCCGTGCTCGGCTCCCTGCTCTGCATCGCCTGGAAGGTCTGGACCCGCGGCaccggcaccggcaccggcTGGGACGGCTGGTGGGAGCGGGAGCTGCGGGAGCTGCGGGACCGACAGCCCCCCGGACACGCG CTGGACTGGCGGCAGGTGCTGGTGCTGGGGCTGGACGGGGCCGGGAAGAGCAGCGTCCTGCACTACATCTGCAGCCAGACGGCCAGGGAGCACATGGCACCCACCCAGGGCTTCAACTGGGCCCAGCTCAGCGTcgaggggctggagatggacctgctggagg TTGGGGGCAGCCAGAACCTGCGAGCGTACTGGCCCGACTACCTGAGCGAGGCCCACGTGCTGGTGTTCGTGGTGGATTCTGTGGACAGGTCGCGCCTGCTGACGGCGCGTCAGGAGCTGCACACGCTGCTGGCTGCTGAGCCCCGGCTGCCGCTGGTCGTGCTGGCCAACAAGCAG GACCAGAGCGATGCCCTGagtgcagcagagctgcaggaggagctggccCTGCACACCCTCAGCGGGGAGCGGGAGCTCTTCCTCCTGCCTACCAGCGCGACCTGGGCCAGCCTGAGCACTGCCACCAGCGTTCTGCACGTGAAGAGCCTGCTGATCACCCTGCTGTCCCAGCCCTGA